The following nucleotide sequence is from Petrotoga olearia DSM 13574.
GAGCGTCCTTAAGGTATTTCAGTGCATTCTCCAAATCTCCTTTTTCTTGGTAAATAAATCCAATATTGCTCAAAGCAATTTCTTCTCCCTCTTTGTGATCTATCTCTCTAAAAATTTTTAAAGCTTCTTGGAGGTATTTCAGGGCATTTTTCGAATCACCTTTAGCTTTTAAGATTAGCGCAATATTGCCCAAATCATATGCTTCTCCATCTTTGTAACCTTCTTCTTGGTCAATTTTTAGAGCTTCCTCATGATATTTCAGAGCATTCTCCAAATCACCTTTTGTTTGGTAAATCAAACCAATATTGTTCAAAGTAATTGCTTCTCCCTCTCTGTGGTCTAGCTCTCTAAAAATTTTTAGAGCTTTCTGATGGTATATCATAGCCTCCTCCAAGTCACCCATCTCTGAATAAATCAAACCAATATTGTCCAAAATCATTGCGTCTTCTTTACAATAGTCTGCATCTTGGTCTAATTCTAGAACTTCTCGAAGGTGTTTCACGGCTTCTTCCTGATTGTAATCTATATTCTGGCCTAATTCTAGAACTTCTTGAAGGTGTTTCTTGATCTTTTCCAAATCATCTTTTGTATGGTCAGTCATAAAGATCCTCCTTGCAAAATATGTATTATACTGTCTTCAGAAACTCTAAAACTTGTTTTAGCGCCCCTTTGCCCCTCTCCCCGCCCATCTAAGGAAGGGGGATTTGAGCCTAACCATCTTACTCATCCAAAAGATCAGATAGAGTTTTGTCTACTTACAACTACTTCAATAACTCTTTTAGTTCTTCTAATGTAATACTTAGAATATTTTTCTTTATTTGGTTTATG
It contains:
- a CDS encoding tetratricopeptide repeat protein, with the protein product MTDHTKDDLEKIKKHLQEVLELGQNIDYNQEEAVKHLREVLELDQDADYCKEDAMILDNIGLIYSEMGDLEEAMIYHQKALKIFRELDHREGEAITLNNIGLIYQTKGDLENALKYHEEALKIDQEEGYKDGEAYDLGNIALILKAKGDSKNALKYLQEALKIFREIDHKEGEEIALSNIGFIYQEKGDLENALKYLKDALNIIDKYKFIDGRDVIQNEINSITNELEEN